The genomic region TGCACGCATCTTCTCTTCATCGCCAAGAACCTCGAGCGGATCGGTGATCACGCGACCAACATCGCCGAGACGATCCATTTCGCCGTGGTGGGCGAGGAGCCGGAAGGGGAACGGCCGAAGGGTGACACCTCGTCGCTTGCGGCTGCAGACGTCGGAGGATCGAGCGATGCGTCTTGAACCTTCGCAGGCGACGGCAGCGACCATCTCGAGCATGCTGAAACCGCTGATCCTAATTGTCGAGGACGAGGCGCCGCTCGTGACGATGCTGCGTTATAACCTCGAGAAGCAGGGCTTCCGCGTCGAGGAGGCGAGCGACGGGCAGGAGGCGCTGACGAAGATCGCCGAGGCCCGGCCCGATCTCGTCCTGCTCGACTGGATGCTCCCCGCGATGTCCGGCATCGAAGTGTGCCGCCAGATACGCCGCAAGCCGGGAACGCGCGACCTGCCCATCATCATGGTGACCGCACGCGCGGAGGATGCGGATGCGGTGCGCGGCCTCAACACCGGGGCCGACGACTACATCACCAAGCCCTTCCAGATGGACATGCTGCTTGCGCGTATCCGCGCCCTGCTGCGCCGCGCGGGCGCCACACCGGCGAAGGGCACGCTCAAGTTCCATGACATCACAATGGACCTCGCGGCCCATCGCGTTCAGCGTCAGGGGCGTAGCGTCCATCTCGGCCCGACCGAGTTCCGCCTGCTCGAGTTCTTCATGCAGCATCCGGGGCGGGTGTTCTCGCGCGAGGAGCTGCTCGACGCCGTGTGGGGGCCCGACATCCATGTCGAGCCGCGGACGGTGGATGTGCACATCCGCAGGCTGCGCAAAAGCCTGAACGGGCCGGGCGAGATCGACGTCATCCGCACCGTTCGGGCGGCAGGCTACGCGCTCGACACGGAACCATCAGGTTAGCGCGCGAGCGGCGGCCCCTGGCACCCAGGCCCACCGGCCGGAGATGGCGGAACGGCTGGCGCCGTCGCGGCGCCGCTCAGGCGGAGGCGAGGCGGCGAAGGGTCGCAAGAAGCGCGGCCGGATAGGGGATCCCTTCCGCCCGGTGCTTCGCCCTCAGTGCGAGACGCCGGTCCCCGGGAAGACGAACACCCGGCTCGGCGAGAATCCGTTCCGTGATCGCCCGCACACGCTCGGCCACGGCCTGGGCCGAGGCCCCCAGGGCGCCGGGCGCGATCGCGATGAAGGCCTGGCCGATCCGTGGCGGCCCGCCCCGATCGTCGAAGAAGCTCGAGGCCTCGAAGCCGGCGTGGCTTGCGGTCAACGCCGCTGTGAGCAGTTCGACCGCGAGCACAAGCGCCGCTCCCTTCGCGCCGCCGATCGGCAGCATCGCGCCGGCAAGAGCGGCGCGCGCATCGGTCGTCGGCCTGCCCTCGGCATCGACCGCCCATCCCTCGGGGATCGGCTCGCCCTTCTCCGCCGCGACCATGATTCTCCCCCGCGCAGCGACGGACAGGGAGAGGTCGATCACCAGTGGGTCACGCCCCGGGACGGGGCAGGCGAAAGCGACCGGGTTGGTTCCGAACAGGGGCGTGCCCGAGCCGGCAGGCGCGATCGCGGCCGGAGAGTTCGTGAAGCCAAGGGCGAAGGCGCCCGCCACGCGCGCGAGGTCCTCGACGAACAACCCCATCGCGCCGGCGTGGTGACTGTTGCGCACGCCGAGCGCCACCACGCCCTGCGCCGGCAGGAGCGAGGCCATCCAGGAGAGCCCGAGCGCGATCGCCGGATAGGCGAGCCCGTCATCGGCATCGACCGCCACGGTCGCGCTCGATGGTCGCGTGACGGACGGCACGGCCTCGCCTTTCACCTTGCCGCAACGGAGCTGGGACGCATAGGCCGGAACGCGTGTGAGCCCGTGCGAGGCGATGCCGTCGAGGTCAGCGCGGGCGAGCATGCGCGCGGTGTGTCGTGCGGCCTCAGCGCCTGCGCCAGCGGCACGCAGCGCGGCAGCGGCCAGCGCCTGGGCTGCGTCAAAGGGGAGTGTCTCGGTGCTCATGCTGTCCGTTCGAGTTCGGCGGCGACACGCTCGGCGATCAGGGCCGAGACGCGCCGGTTGCTCTCCTTTGTGACGCCGGCGATGTGCGGCGTGAGGAGAAGGTTTGGCACGCCGGCGAAGCGTTGCGGCGCCTCGGGTGGCTCCTGCTCGAAGACGTCGAGCACCGCACCGGCGATCCGCCCCTCGCGCAGCGCTGTGACCAGGGCCGCCTCGTCGACGATGCCGCCGCGCGCGGTGTTGATCAGCACCGCATCGGGCCGCATCGCGGCGATCCGGCGCGAATCGATCAGCCGGCGGGTCGTGTCGTTCAGCGGCACGTGCAACGAGATGACGTCGGCCGCGGCGATCAGCGGATCAAGCGTCATCGGTTCGACGCCTGCGCGGCGAATCTCGTCTTGGCCGATCGCCGGATCGCAGGCGGCCACCCGCATCCCCTGCGCCGTCGCGCGCCGCACGATCCGGCGCGCGATGTCGCCGAAGCCGACAAGGCCGAGCAGCCGGCCCTGTGCCTCGCGGCCGGTGAGTGCCGTGCGCGGCCATTCGCCAGCGGCGATGCGTTCGGTCGCGCCGAAGGCGCCGCGCAGCAGGATCAGGAGTGCTGCGATCACATATTCCGCCACCGCATCGGCATTGGCGCCCGTCGCCGGGATCACGCGGATATCGCGCTCGGCACAAGCCGCGACGTCGATGTTGTCGAGGCCAACGCCGAGCCGGCCGACCACCCTGAGCCGCGGCGCCGCCGCGAGCAGCGCCCCGCGCACCTGGGTGCGATTGCGCACGATCAGCGCCGGCGCGTCGGCGAGCGCGTTGGCCAGACGGGCCGGGTCGTCGGGAAGCGCGGCGTCGTAGAGCACCTCGAAACGCGCGGCGAGCGCAGCGACGGCGTCCTCGTCCATGAACTCGGAGATGGCGATCCGGTCACGCCTCATGCGGCTGCCTCGCGCAGCAGCGTTTCGCCAGGCGCAACGATGTCGAAGCGCACGGCTTCGGTGGTGACGGCGAGCGCGTCCCCTGTCAGACGCACCACCGTGTAGCGGCTGGCCGCGAGGTCGCCGGTCGCGGGGAAGTCCTCGCGCCAGTGCGCACCGCGGCTGTCGGTGCGGGCCATCGCCGCCGTCGCGATCGCGCGACTGACGAGAACGAGGTTCTCGAGGTTCAGGCGGTCCTGCCAGGTGAGGTTGTAGCGGCGGTCACCGTCCGGAACGCCGCAGGCCTCGACCTCCGCCGCGAGAGCGTCGAGTGCGGCGATCGCGCGCCCGAGCCCTGCGGCATCGCGCAGGATGCCGACATCCTGCCACATGACGTCGAGCAGGCGTCTGCGCAGGCCGAACAGGTCGCCGGCCGGGCGCGCGAACGGGGCGAGTGTCTTATCGATCGCCGCCTGAAGGAGGGCAAGGTCGGGTGGTGCGAATGCGCCGTGCCGCGGCACCCAGGCGGCCATCGACTCCCCGGCGATGCCGCCGAACACGGTCGAGTTCGCGACGCCGTTGCCGCCGAGGCGGTTCGCGCCGTGCACGCCGCCCGTATCCTCGCCGGCGGCGAACAGCCCGGGCAGCTCTGTGCTGCAGTCCGCCTCGAACACGAGGCCGCCCATCATGTAGTGCGCGGTCGGGATGACCGGCACATGCCCGCCGGCAAGATCGAAACCGCAATCGGCGCAGCGCTCGACCATACCCTTGAACTGGCGCCGGACGTTTTCGGGGCCGAGATGCGCCATCGCGATCCACACCCCGCCTTCGGGAGTCGCGCGGCCCTCGCGGATCACACCCATGATCGCCCGGCTCACGACGTCGCGCGTCGCCCGTTCGCCCTTTGAGTCGTAGTCGAACATGAAGCGCCGTCCCGCGCCGTCGAGCAGATGGCCGCCGGCGCCGCGCAGGCCTTCCTCGATCACCGTGCCGGTCATGCGCGTCTCCTCGCCGGCGAGCAGGCCGGTTGGGTGGAACTGCACCATCTCCATGTCGCGCAGCGGCAGCCCCGCCCGCAGAGCCATCGCGAGCCCGTCGCAGGACTTGTCGCCCGAAGGCGTGTGGTAGCGGTACATGGTCGGTCCGCCGCCGGTCGCGAGCAGCACGGCTTTGGCCTGGACGAAGCGGAACGTTCCCTCGCGCATGTCGAGCAGAAGCACGCCTGAGAGGCGCGTTCCGTCAGCCGCGGGGATCAGCGCGAGCGCGCGATGGTCCTCGAGCCGGCGCACGTCGCGCGCGAGAACCTGTTCGGAGAGGCGGTTGATGATCTCGATCCCCGTCAGGTCGCCCTTGTGGACGGTGCGGTCGAAGGTCTGGCCGGCGAAGGCCTTCTGGTGGATCGTCCCGTCCGGGTTGCGGTCGAAGAAGCAGCCGATCTCGTTTTCGAGTTCGCGGATCCGCTTCGGTGCGGTCTCGCACAGGATCCAGGCGAGATCCTGGCGGTTGAGCCACTTGCCGCCCTCGATCGTGTCCATGAAGTGGCGCTCGACCGAATCGCCTGGGGCAAGAGCCACGTTGTAGCCCCCCTGCACCATGCGCGTGCAGCCGCACTTACCGACCAGGCCCTTCACCGCGAGGGTGACGTCGAGCGCGGGGTTGGCGCGCTTGGCGTGCAGCGCGGCGAACAGCCCCGCGCCGCCTGCGCCGACGATCAGGATGTCTGTGCGCAGCGTGTCGATGCCGCGTACGGCCATCGGCTCAGTCCTCCGCGCCGAGGGCGGCGAGGGCGGCGGCGCGTCGCGCGGCGACGCGCTCTCCCACCGTCGCGTAGAGGCTGCCGCCGTGGCTGTCCATCGCCACGAGCAGCGGCCCGAAGCGCCTGATGCGGAACTTCCACAGGCTCTCCGGATGGAGGTCGTCGAGGTCGACATCCTCGATCGCGGTGATCCAGGTCGTTTCGAGGGCGGCGGCGCCGCCGACCACCGCGAGATAGGCGCCGCCGTAGCGCCGGAACGCCTCGGCCGAGGCGGGGCCGAGCCCGCCCTTGCCGATGACCAGACGCACGCCGTGGTCGCGCATCAGCGGTTCGGTGAAGCGCTCCATGCGCATCGAGGTGGTGATGCCGATGCAGAGGGGCGCGTAGCCCGCCGGCGCTTCGGGCGAGGGCGGTACGCGCTTCACGTTCGGCGCCGTGTGGATGACGGCATGGCCGCGCAGGTCGAGCCGGATGTTCCGGCCCCTGTCGAACATCGCGATCTGGGTCGCGTCGCGGATGCCGAACAGCCAGTTCTCGAGCGTGACGGTGTCGCCGACGCGCAAGCGACGCACCGCCGCCTCGTCGCAGGGCATGGAGAGGACCTGGTGCGTCATGGCTCAGAACCCGAACGTGACGCCGCCGGGCGTGATGGTGGCGCGCGCGCGCCGCGCCGAGTGGCACTGGATGTTCACCGCGACCGGGTTCATGGTGATGTGCGTCGCTGCGGTCTCGACATGGACGGCGAAGGCGGTGGAATCGCCGCCGAGACCCTGCGGACCGATCCCCAGCATGTTCACGGCTCTGGACAGCTCGCTCTCGAGCGCCGCCCCTTCCGGGTCGGCGCAGACGGAGCCGAGCGGCCTCGTCGCGGCGATCTTGGCGAGATGCATGCAGAGATCGGAGGTGCCGCCGATGCCGACGCCGACGATGGTGGGTGGACAGACCTTGCCGCCCGCCTCGATCACGCGGTCGATCACGAAGCGCTTCACCGCCGCCACCCCGTCGGCCGGAACGAGCATGCGCAGGAACGAGCCGTTCTCGCTGCCCGAGCCCTTCGGGATCATTTCGATCTCCACCGTCTCGGGACGGTCGTCGAAGTCGATATGAAGTACCGGAACGCGGATGCCGCAGGAGGTGTGCTCGTTGCGGCGCGTGATCGGATGCACGACCGAGGACCGCAATGGGTGCTCGCGCGTCGCCCGCTCGCAGCCGCGGCGTATCGCCGCCTTGAGCGCGGCGCCGTCGAAGGAGACGCCGCGGCCGATCGTGATGTTGTAGATCGGGATCCCGGTGTCCTGGCAGAGCAGGTTGTCGTCGCGTTCGGCAACCGCGATGTTCTCGACCATCGTGGCGAGCAGGCTGCGGCCGGTCGGGTCGGTCTCGGTGCGCTGCAGCCGGACGAAGCCCTCCTTCACGTCGTCCGGCAGCAGCTTCAGAGCGCGGATGTAGAGGAGCTTGGCGATCTCCTCGATCTCTGCGAGGTCGAGTTGCATCCTGTCCTCCGTCAGAGCAAGAGGGCGGCGCCGGAGACGGCGATCATCACTGCGAGCAGGCGCTGGAATTGCCGCTCGTTCAGGCGTCCGTAGAGACGATAACCCAGCCAGCCGCCGACCAGCAGGGCCGGGAGCGTGACCGCGAGTAGGAGCGCGCTCGTCCGGTCGAAGGCGAGCCCGCCCACAAGCACCAGCGTGGCGAGATGAATCGCGAGGATGAAGGGCTGGTAGACGCCGCGCGCGCGCTCCTTCGGCCAGCCGCGCAGCTGCGCCCAGATCGTCGTCGGTACGCCTGAATAGCCGCCGAGCCCGCTCATCATGCCGCCGACCAGGCCGACTGCGGCATCGGCGCGCCGCCCGCCGGCGGTGACGTGCGGCAGCGCCGGGGCGAGCAGAGCGTAGCCGCCGTAGGCGACCATCACCGCGCCGAGCATACGGCGCACCACGAGCGGATCGACGACGGTCAGGAGGGCGACGCCGATCGGTACGCCGATCAGCCCGCCGATCAGGAAAGGCGCGAGCCGCGCGCGGTCGATCATCGCGCGCATGCGCCAGACGAGGATCGTGTGGAGAAGCCCGCCAGAGGCGACCACGAGGAGCGCGGAGCGCACAGGGTCGATCACGTGCAGCCAGATCGCCGAGGCCGTGAGGGCGAAGGCGAAGCCGGCCGCGCCGGCCGAGACCGCGCCGACGAAGGCGCCGAGCGAGACCAGCGCGATCGTGCCGGCCGAAAGCGTCAGCATCACGCGCTCAAGTTCAGCGCGAACAGCAGCGCGACCGCGACACCGATGCCGAAGCAGGCGGCGACGACCGTGCGCGTGCGGCTCTCGGGTCGTGGGAGGAACTCGAGATGCAGCACGCGCAGGCCGAGGGCGAGGTGCAGCGCGAGCGCCAGCACGAGCCCGGTCTCGGCGAGCTTGACCAGCGGGCTCGCGGTCAGATCGAGGAAGCGGTCGAGCGCGTCTGCCCCTTCAAGCGCGGTGCCAAGGGCGAGGAAGTGCAACGGCAGGAAGACCGCAAGCGCGAGGCCCGAAAGCCGGTGCAGCAGGGCGGCCCACCAGCCTGGGTGGTTGCGGTGCGCGCGGATCATGCGGCGAAGACCGCCCAGGCCGCGCGCAGCCCGAGCAGAAGCAGAAGGGCGGCGAACAGCGCCATCGCGACGTCGCAGGACCAGCCGCGCCAGCCCGCCCATTCGCGCAGGATCGCGCGCAGCCCGATCGGCGCGTGGATCGACGCCGCGACGACGAACAGCACATAGAAGGCGAGCCAGCCGAGGTTGCCGGCGGTGCGGCCGAGGATCTCGCCGGCGGTGAGCCCGCCGCGTACCGCGACCAGGATGGTGACGAGATGCACCAGAACCGCAACCGCCAGCACGGCGGCAGAGGCGCGCTGCAGCAGGAACAGACGCGCCGGGCTCACCTCAGGCCCCCCCGTGCAGGGCGGCGCGCAGCACCGCCCGCTTCAGCCCGGCGATCGAGGCGGTGGGCGAGAGCGCCTTCGGGCAGTGCCGCGTGCAGGAACCGTGGCTGTGGCACGCACGGCAGCCGGCATCCCCCGCGACTGCGGCGAGGCGCGCGTCCTGCCCACCGTCGCGCACGTCGTTGACAAGGGTCCAGGCGCGGTTCAGCGCCGCCGGGCCGAGATAGTCGGGCTCCCAGGCCACCACGTCGCAGGCGGCATAGCAGACGCCGCAGCCGATGCACTCGACGGCGGCATCGGCGGCGGCGCGGTCAGGGGAGGCAGGGGGGACGACGGCAAAGTCAGCGCCGAGATCGGCGCGCGGCGTGAACACGCCCTTCGCCTGAACCCACTTGGCGAAGAACGGGGCCATGTCGACGACCAGGTCCTTCACCACCGGCATGTTGCGGAGCGGCTCGAGCGTCAGCCGCCCGTCGGGCGCGACCGTCTCGACGCGTGTGCGGCAGGTCCAGCGCGGCCTGCCGTTCACCGTCATCGCGCAGGAGCCGCACATGCCGACCCGGCAGGCGAAGCGGTAGGCGAGCGTCGGGTCCGCCTCGCGCTGGATCCACGTCACCACGTCGAGCACCGTCTGCGCAGGACGACGCGGCACCTCGAAGCGGTCGAAGCGCACACCGCCTGTTCCGCGATGCACCGCGACCGACAGCATGTCGGTCATCGCTGCATACCCCAGCGGTTCACCGTTCGCGCCTCGATGGCGCGGAAGATCACGCTCTCGACCGTGAGCCCGATCACGATCACCACCAGCAGGCCGCCGAACACGGTCGCAGTCTCGAGCTGCGCGCGCGCCTCGAAGATATGCCAGCCGAGCCCGCCTTCGCGTGCGGACGCGCCGAACACGAGCTCGGCGGCGATCAGCGTACGCCAAGCGAAGGCCCAGCCGATCTTGAGCCCGGCGAGGATCGCCGGAAAGGCGGCCGGGATCAGCAGCAGCGCAACGTAGCGGACGCCGCTCAGACCGACGTTGCGCCCGGCCATGCGCAGCGTTTCCGGCACCGTGCGGAAGCCGGTGTGCGTGTTGAGCGCGACCGCCCAGAGCACCGAATGGATGATCACGAACACGAGCGATGGCACGCCGAGGCCGAACCAGATCAGTGCGAGCGGCAGCAGCGCGATCGCCGGC from Elioraea tepida harbors:
- a CDS encoding ABC transporter permease; the encoded protein is MTAIDLSSRPEFERSPEDFSNQDPVERPLPLWERAWNSTALRRTVLLVLLALAWEAYARLLANPLLLPSLTETLEAMVRDLESGLLVRRTLTSLNVLVLGYAAGLAIAAVFTTLAVSSRIGTDLLATLTAMFNPLPAIALLPLALIWFGLGVPSLVFVIIHSVLWAVALNTHTGFRTVPETLRMAGRNVGLSGVRYVALLLIPAAFPAILAGLKIGWAFAWRTLIAAELVFGASAREGGLGWHIFEARAQLETATVFGGLLVVIVIGLTVESVIFRAIEARTVNRWGMQR
- a CDS encoding succinate dehydrogenase, encoding MSPARLFLLQRASAAVLAVAVLVHLVTILVAVRGGLTAGEILGRTAGNLGWLAFYVLFVVAASIHAPIGLRAILREWAGWRGWSCDVAMALFAALLLLLGLRAAWAVFAA
- the phoB gene encoding phosphate regulon transcriptional regulator PhoB codes for the protein MRLEPSQATAATISSMLKPLILIVEDEAPLVTMLRYNLEKQGFRVEEASDGQEALTKIAEARPDLVLLDWMLPAMSGIEVCRQIRRKPGTRDLPIIMVTARAEDADAVRGLNTGADDYITKPFQMDMLLARIRALLRRAGATPAKGTLKFHDITMDLAAHRVQRQGRSVHLGPTEFRLLEFFMQHPGRVFSREELLDAVWGPDIHVEPRTVDVHIRRLRKSLNGPGEIDVIRTVRAAGYALDTEPSG
- a CDS encoding hydroxyacid dehydrogenase, encoding MRRDRIAISEFMDEDAVAALAARFEVLYDAALPDDPARLANALADAPALIVRNRTQVRGALLAAAPRLRVVGRLGVGLDNIDVAACAERDIRVIPATGANADAVAEYVIAALLILLRGAFGATERIAAGEWPRTALTGREAQGRLLGLVGFGDIARRIVRRATAQGMRVAACDPAIGQDEIRRAGVEPMTLDPLIAAADVISLHVPLNDTTRRLIDSRRIAAMRPDAVLINTARGGIVDEAALVTALREGRIAGAVLDVFEQEPPEAPQRFAGVPNLLLTPHIAGVTKESNRRVSALIAERVAAELERTA
- a CDS encoding fumarate hydratase C-terminal domain-containing protein, which gives rise to MTHQVLSMPCDEAAVRRLRVGDTVTLENWLFGIRDATQIAMFDRGRNIRLDLRGHAVIHTAPNVKRVPPSPEAPAGYAPLCIGITTSMRMERFTEPLMRDHGVRLVIGKGGLGPASAEAFRRYGGAYLAVVGGAAALETTWITAIEDVDLDDLHPESLWKFRIRRFGPLLVAMDSHGGSLYATVGERVAARRAAALAALGAED
- a CDS encoding Ldh family oxidoreductase; protein product: MSTETLPFDAAQALAAAALRAAGAGAEAARHTARMLARADLDGIASHGLTRVPAYASQLRCGKVKGEAVPSVTRPSSATVAVDADDGLAYPAIALGLSWMASLLPAQGVVALGVRNSHHAGAMGLFVEDLARVAGAFALGFTNSPAAIAPAGSGTPLFGTNPVAFACPVPGRDPLVIDLSLSVAARGRIMVAAEKGEPIPEGWAVDAEGRPTTDARAALAGAMLPIGGAKGAALVLAVELLTAALTASHAGFEASSFFDDRGGPPRIGQAFIAIAPGALGASAQAVAERVRAITERILAEPGVRLPGDRRLALRAKHRAEGIPYPAALLATLRRLASA
- a CDS encoding fumarate hydratase, with product MQLDLAEIEEIAKLLYIRALKLLPDDVKEGFVRLQRTETDPTGRSLLATMVENIAVAERDDNLLCQDTGIPIYNITIGRGVSFDGAALKAAIRRGCERATREHPLRSSVVHPITRRNEHTSCGIRVPVLHIDFDDRPETVEIEMIPKGSGSENGSFLRMLVPADGVAAVKRFVIDRVIEAGGKVCPPTIVGVGIGGTSDLCMHLAKIAATRPLGSVCADPEGAALESELSRAVNMLGIGPQGLGGDSTAFAVHVETAATHITMNPVAVNIQCHSARRARATITPGGVTFGF
- the sdhC gene encoding succinate dehydrogenase, cytochrome b556 subunit, which translates into the protein MIRAHRNHPGWWAALLHRLSGLALAVFLPLHFLALGTALEGADALDRFLDLTASPLVKLAETGLVLALALHLALGLRVLHLEFLPRPESRTRTVVAACFGIGVAVALLFALNLSA
- a CDS encoding sulfite exporter TauE/SafE family protein, encoding MLTLSAGTIALVSLGAFVGAVSAGAAGFAFALTASAIWLHVIDPVRSALLVVASGGLLHTILVWRMRAMIDRARLAPFLIGGLIGVPIGVALLTVVDPLVVRRMLGAVMVAYGGYALLAPALPHVTAGGRRADAAVGLVGGMMSGLGGYSGVPTTIWAQLRGWPKERARGVYQPFILAIHLATLVLVGGLAFDRTSALLLAVTLPALLVGGWLGYRLYGRLNERQFQRLLAVMIAVSGAALLL
- a CDS encoding succinate dehydrogenase/fumarate reductase iron-sulfur subunit, whose protein sequence is MTDMLSVAVHRGTGGVRFDRFEVPRRPAQTVLDVVTWIQREADPTLAYRFACRVGMCGSCAMTVNGRPRWTCRTRVETVAPDGRLTLEPLRNMPVVKDLVVDMAPFFAKWVQAKGVFTPRADLGADFAVVPPASPDRAAADAAVECIGCGVCYAACDVVAWEPDYLGPAALNRAWTLVNDVRDGGQDARLAAVAGDAGCRACHSHGSCTRHCPKALSPTASIAGLKRAVLRAALHGGA
- a CDS encoding L-aspartate oxidase, which codes for MAVRGIDTLRTDILIVGAGGAGLFAALHAKRANPALDVTLAVKGLVGKCGCTRMVQGGYNVALAPGDSVERHFMDTIEGGKWLNRQDLAWILCETAPKRIRELENEIGCFFDRNPDGTIHQKAFAGQTFDRTVHKGDLTGIEIINRLSEQVLARDVRRLEDHRALALIPAADGTRLSGVLLLDMREGTFRFVQAKAVLLATGGGPTMYRYHTPSGDKSCDGLAMALRAGLPLRDMEMVQFHPTGLLAGEETRMTGTVIEEGLRGAGGHLLDGAGRRFMFDYDSKGERATRDVVSRAIMGVIREGRATPEGGVWIAMAHLGPENVRRQFKGMVERCADCGFDLAGGHVPVIPTAHYMMGGLVFEADCSTELPGLFAAGEDTGGVHGANRLGGNGVANSTVFGGIAGESMAAWVPRHGAFAPPDLALLQAAIDKTLAPFARPAGDLFGLRRRLLDVMWQDVGILRDAAGLGRAIAALDALAAEVEACGVPDGDRRYNLTWQDRLNLENLVLVSRAIATAAMARTDSRGAHWREDFPATGDLAASRYTVVRLTGDALAVTTEAVRFDIVAPGETLLREAAA